TACCATCCTGTATGTGAACAAGCTCGACAATCCCGACTATTCGCTCGACGAGACCCTCATCAACATAGAAGAGGTCCTGGGCGTGCGTCCGGTGCTGATGACGCTCCCTGAATACCAGGATGGGCGCATGACGGGCGTGCTCGATGTGCTGAGCCAGAGCAGGCTCGTGCATTCGGAATCGGGAGCCGAAGAAATTGACGACGTCTGGAACGTAGAAGACGGCTGGGACAATTCCCGCGAACTCAAGAAGCATTATGCCGAGGCTGTTGAATTTGCGAGCAGTTTTGATGACGAGATTTTGCAGCTGGCGATGGAAGGCAAAAAGGTCCCGCCGAAGATGCTTTTGCGCGGGCTGCGCAAACTGGTGAAGAGTGACGATTATGCGCTTTGCTATGCGGGATCCGCGATGGAAGGCTACGGCGTGCGCAGCCTGATTACAGCGCTCACGTTCTTCTTGCCCGAACCGCCCCAGTTTGCGGAAGGTGAACTTGGCCAGGTGATACGCCTGCGGCATTTCAAGGGCGTGGGCGAAATCTCGCTTTTCCGTAGCCATACCGACATGGAACGCAAGGCTTGGCCTGCGGGTTTCGAGTTCTCGCGTCTCAAGGCGAACCTGTTGCAACCTGTCGACGAAATCCGTTCGGGTGACATCTACGCGATGCGTACTCCGTTCGAGACGGAACTCGGCCAGGTGATTTATACGGATGGAACTTCGCCGTCGTTGCAGGCCGAAGAGTCGCCCAGCGACAATGCCCAACCGTCTATTCGCAATAATTACAAGCCTTTGCTGCAGACCCGCGTGGAATGCATCGGTGCCGAAGACTACGCGCATGTCGAAAAGAGCCTGAATACGCTTTCCCGCATGGACCCGTCATTCCGTGTGCAGCACGACCTGGATGGCGGTTTCTGGTACCTGCATACCGTAGGGGAGGTGCAGCTGGATGTGCTGCTCGCGCGCCTCAAGCGCGAATTCGGGTGCGAAGTGCGGGCCGGCAGCCCTGAGGTGCGCTGGCAAGAACGCCTTTGCCATGCGGTAGGGCCCGTCGAGAATACCTTCCAGCTTGGCCCTCATAAGATTTCAATTAAGTTGTCTGCAACGCCGCTCGAAGGCGATGCGCACGACATCCGGCTTTCTGCCGAATTCCTCGAGACGGCTCCGCGCGAAATCCTCGCGGGCGTGCGTTCCGCCCTCCTGGAATCTACCGAGGTAGGTGTCCTGGGTAAGGGCGCGCTTGTCGGCGTTTGCTTCGAAGTCCATGAATTCACGTGGACCGAAGGGGCGCTACCCCCCATGATCAAGAAGGCGTGTAGCGATGCCGTTATCAAGCTCGTGAAGCCTGCAGATGTACAACTGCACGAACCCGTCATGGAACTTTCGGTGGAATGCCCCGTGAATTTTGCGGGCCTCGTGACGGGCGATATCCAGTCCCGCGATGGCAAGGTTAAAGAAATCGCGGGCGACGGCAAGACGCACTTCCTGAAGGCGGATGTCCCCCTGCGCAAGATATTCGGCTACGCGACGGGTGTGCGTAGCATCAGCAAGGGTACCGCGCTTTATAGCATGAAACTACTGGGATACCGCCCTACGGCAGTTTAAGGTCCAGTCCGGGAATTTGTGATTCCAGGACACTTGCCTCGCTGTGGATCTTCTGCAAAAAATTTTCTGCTGCAGGGGAGCCCATATCCACAATCCGGTGGCCTGCCATCTTCATAAACTTTTCAACGCGCGCGATGTTTCCGCGGGTCTTTTCGTTGCAGTAGGTATCGACCATGCGCTCGAAGATGTATTCCTCTGCGGTCTTGGACAGGTGAACCATGTCGCTATCGTAGAAGCGGTAGTCGCGCAGTTCGTCCATCACGATTTCGTAACTCGGGAAGTATGTTGCCGGAATTACGGCGGTCCCAAACCCGCGTTTTACGATTTCGTTCACGGCGAGTTGCAGAGTCGCCTTGGATAGCGTGTTGTTGTGCGCCCCGTCGGCCATGTGCCTAAGCGGCGATACGGTAAACACGATGCGGATGTCGGTGCGGATTTTTTGCAGATCGCGCTCGATCTCCCGAAGCGCCCGTGCCGCTTCCTCGACCGTAATCATCCTGCGTTCAAAAAGTGCGGGATTTTGCCGGTGGCAGTTTGCGACTACGCGGCCATCCTTGAGGAAGTACACGAACGATGTCCCGAGCGTAATGAATGCGGTGTCGGCCTGCTGCAAAAAAGTTCTCGCGCTATCTGCGGCAGCGTTCAGTTTCGAGATACATTCCTCGCGCGTTGCGGCCGAGAGCGAACTGTGCGCATCCCAGCTGTGCCAGGGCCCGCGGGCATCTTGTTCCGTTCGCGCATCCTGAAAGACGTCTCCCTCCCCGAAAACTTTCCCGTCGGCAATCGCCCTGATTTGCCCTGCGATAGATACCGGGTTGTACACCGTCCCGAACGGGTTCGCGAGAACATTGAACTTGCGCGCGCTAAACTGCGCCGATATGTTGTCTGCAAAACACGACCCGAAAAATGCGATGCGGCTCGTGTAGTCGATCCTGAAGTCGGCCGCGGAGGTGTCTACCCTGGTGAAAAGTTCCATGCCATAAATATAGGTAATGGAGTTCCCTTGGCGGATTATTTGTTCTTGTGTTGCTGAAAATGACAACTTTTTTATGATTTTTATTATAATTGCTGAAATTTTAATAAAAACGATATTTTTGTATTGTAAAATAAGTTGACTTTTGCAGGATAAGAGGTATATTTAGAGCGTAACCCACCCAGAAACAGGGAATCGGTTAGGAGGAAAAATGAAAGATATCTTTGAATACACGGGCTACCGTCAGTACATCGCGGATTTTTACGCCGAAAGGAAAGTGAAATCCGCATTTACCTGGCGCGAGTTTGCGAGGATGGCGGGGTTCTCCTCGTCGGTCCATTTGAAATACGTAAGTGAGGGGAGATTCAACCTGGGAGAAGAAGCCGTAGAGCGCGTGGCCAAGGCCATGGGGCTTGACGGGAACCGGCTGGAGTATTTCCGCGCGATGGTAGAGTTCGACCATGCTATTACGGACAACATAAAGAAGGAAATCTTTGA
The sequence above is drawn from the Fibrobacter sp. UWR2 genome and encodes:
- a CDS encoding GTP-binding protein, translating into MPQSVRNIAILAHVDAGKTTLSERILFAAGEVRRPGKVEEGLATMDYMPEEKERGITIESGVAHFEWKNTWFNFIDTPGHVDFGAEVDMALTAVEGAVLVVSAASGVETQTIAAYKKLREAGVRTILYVNKLDNPDYSLDETLINIEEVLGVRPVLMTLPEYQDGRMTGVLDVLSQSRLVHSESGAEEIDDVWNVEDGWDNSRELKKHYAEAVEFASSFDDEILQLAMEGKKVPPKMLLRGLRKLVKSDDYALCYAGSAMEGYGVRSLITALTFFLPEPPQFAEGELGQVIRLRHFKGVGEISLFRSHTDMERKAWPAGFEFSRLKANLLQPVDEIRSGDIYAMRTPFETELGQVIYTDGTSPSLQAEESPSDNAQPSIRNNYKPLLQTRVECIGAEDYAHVEKSLNTLSRMDPSFRVQHDLDGGFWYLHTVGEVQLDVLLARLKREFGCEVRAGSPEVRWQERLCHAVGPVENTFQLGPHKISIKLSATPLEGDAHDIRLSAEFLETAPREILAGVRSALLESTEVGVLGKGALVGVCFEVHEFTWTEGALPPMIKKACSDAVIKLVKPADVQLHEPVMELSVECPVNFAGLVTGDIQSRDGKVKEIAGDGKTHFLKADVPLRKIFGYATGVRSISKGTALYSMKLLGYRPTAV
- a CDS encoding GSCFA domain-containing protein, which encodes MELFTRVDTSAADFRIDYTSRIAFFGSCFADNISAQFSARKFNVLANPFGTVYNPVSIAGQIRAIADGKVFGEGDVFQDARTEQDARGPWHSWDAHSSLSAATREECISKLNAAADSARTFLQQADTAFITLGTSFVYFLKDGRVVANCHRQNPALFERRMITVEEAARALREIERDLQKIRTDIRIVFTVSPLRHMADGAHNNTLSKATLQLAVNEIVKRGFGTAVIPATYFPSYEIVMDELRDYRFYDSDMVHLSKTAEEYIFERMVDTYCNEKTRGNIARVEKFMKMAGHRIVDMGSPAAENFLQKIHSEASVLESQIPGLDLKLP